A genomic stretch from Nocardia wallacei includes:
- the prfB gene encoding peptide chain release factor 2 codes for MHPDVSADLAELDTTLKTVESVLDVDELRRRIDELEQQAADPDLWNDQEHAQRVTSELSHSQGELRRVTELRQRLEDLPVLYELAEGEEGEARTAALADADAERAALHTDVEAMEVRTLLSGEYDKREALVNIRSGAGGVDAADWAQMLMRMYVRWAERHKYPVEIYDTSYAEEAGIKSATFAVKVPYAYGTLSVEMGTHRLVRISPFDNQGRRQTSFAEVEVLPVVETTDHIDVPEGDIRVDVYRSSGPGGQSVNTTDSAVRITHIPTGIVVTCQNEKSQLQNKISAMRVLQAKLLERKRLEERAEMDALKTTEGASWGNQMRSYVLHPYQMVKDLRTNYEVNNPGSVLDGDIDGFIEEGIRWRMRQGDEQ; via the coding sequence GTGCATCCTGACGTTTCCGCTGATCTCGCCGAACTCGACACCACGCTGAAGACCGTCGAGTCGGTGCTCGACGTCGACGAGCTGCGCCGCCGGATCGACGAACTCGAACAGCAGGCCGCCGACCCGGACCTGTGGAACGACCAGGAGCACGCACAGCGGGTCACCAGCGAACTGTCGCATTCCCAGGGCGAACTGCGGCGCGTCACCGAATTGCGCCAGCGCCTGGAAGACCTGCCGGTGCTCTACGAACTCGCCGAGGGTGAGGAGGGCGAGGCCCGCACCGCCGCCCTGGCCGACGCCGACGCCGAACGCGCCGCTCTGCACACCGACGTCGAGGCGATGGAAGTCCGCACTCTGCTCTCGGGTGAGTACGACAAGCGCGAGGCGCTGGTCAACATCCGTTCCGGCGCCGGCGGTGTCGACGCCGCCGACTGGGCCCAGATGCTGATGCGCATGTACGTCCGCTGGGCGGAGCGGCACAAGTACCCGGTGGAGATCTACGACACCTCCTACGCCGAAGAAGCCGGAATCAAGAGCGCCACCTTCGCGGTGAAGGTGCCCTACGCCTACGGCACGCTCTCGGTCGAGATGGGCACACATCGCCTGGTTCGTATCAGCCCGTTCGACAACCAGGGCCGCCGCCAGACCTCGTTCGCCGAGGTCGAGGTGCTGCCCGTGGTCGAGACCACCGACCACATCGACGTGCCCGAGGGCGATATCCGCGTCGATGTCTACCGCTCGTCGGGCCCCGGCGGCCAGAGCGTCAACACCACCGACTCCGCGGTCCGCATCACGCACATCCCGACCGGCATCGTGGTCACCTGCCAGAACGAGAAATCGCAGCTGCAGAACAAGATCTCGGCGATGCGCGTGCTGCAGGCCAAACTCCTCGAGCGCAAGCGGCTCGAGGAGCGCGCGGAGATGGACGCGCTCAAGACCACCGAGGGCGCGTCGTGGGGCAACCAGATGCGCTCCTACGTGCTGCACCCCTACCAGATGGTCAAGGACCTGCGCACCAACTACGAGGTGAACAACCCCGGCTCGGTGCTCGACGGTGATATCGACGGATTCATCGAGGAAGGAATCCGCTGGCGGATGCGTCAGGGTGACGAACAGTAG
- a CDS encoding mechanosensitive ion channel family protein: MSADLAAGSDITSWLRSSGLEIVLLVIGAMLFSRFATFVRDRITRRIDAGFQSSDSLVRSEAAKHRHALAQVVTWVVLSIGYFLVALQVLRRLGFELSGLVAPAAVLGAALGFGAQRIVQDLLAGFFLITERQYGFGDVVSIAVTGQTTPAEGTVEDVTLRITTLRNVDGEVITVPNGQIVKVTNLSKDWARAAIDVPVPATADITRVNEILHEVGAKAFQDRRLKTLLLDEPTVMGLEDLTVDQMNIRMVARTLPGKQFEVGRELRVRVAAALRREGMSETA, translated from the coding sequence ATGAGCGCCGACCTCGCCGCCGGCTCGGACATCACCAGCTGGCTGCGCAGCAGCGGGCTGGAGATCGTGCTGCTCGTCATCGGCGCGATGCTGTTCAGCCGGTTCGCGACCTTCGTCCGGGACCGGATCACCCGGCGCATCGACGCGGGATTCCAGAGCAGCGACTCGCTGGTCCGCTCGGAGGCGGCCAAGCACCGGCACGCGCTGGCGCAGGTCGTCACCTGGGTGGTGCTGTCCATCGGCTACTTCCTGGTGGCCCTGCAAGTGTTGCGGCGCTTGGGTTTCGAGCTCAGCGGCTTGGTCGCGCCGGCGGCGGTGCTCGGCGCCGCACTGGGTTTCGGCGCCCAGCGCATCGTGCAGGACCTGCTGGCCGGGTTCTTCCTGATCACCGAGCGGCAGTACGGATTCGGCGATGTGGTGAGCATCGCGGTCACCGGGCAGACCACGCCCGCCGAAGGCACGGTCGAGGACGTCACGTTGCGGATCACCACCCTGCGCAACGTCGACGGCGAGGTGATCACGGTGCCCAACGGCCAGATCGTGAAAGTGACCAACCTGTCCAAGGATTGGGCGCGCGCGGCGATCGATGTGCCGGTGCCGGCGACCGCCGACATCACCAGGGTCAACGAGATCCTGCACGAGGTGGGCGCCAAGGCGTTCCAGGATCGGCGGCTCAAGACGCTGCTGCTGGACGAGCCGACGGTGATGGGCCTCGAGGACCTCACGGTCGATCAGATGAACATCAGAATGGTTGCCAGGACCTTGCCGGGCAAGCAATTCGAGGTAGGGCGCGAGCTGCGGGTGCGGGTGGCCGCGGCGCTGCGCCGGGAGGGTATGAGTGAAACCGCGTAA
- the ftsE gene encoding cell division ATP-binding protein FtsE, with product MITLRNVTKSFPTSTRPALDNVSVEIDKGEFVFIIGPSGSGKSTFMQLLLKDEKPSAGEVHVADFRVDRLPGRKVPKLRQRIGCVFQDFRLLQQKTVEQNVAFALEVIGKNRKFIQRAVPEALDLVGLSGKADRLPSELSGGEQQRVAIARAFVNRPLVLLADEPTGNLDPDTSQDIMMLLERINRVGTTVLMATHDNHIVDAMRRRVVELDRGRLVRDEATGVYGVGR from the coding sequence GTGATAACCCTGCGGAACGTCACCAAGTCCTTCCCGACCTCCACGAGGCCGGCGTTGGACAATGTCTCGGTCGAGATCGACAAGGGCGAGTTCGTCTTCATCATCGGGCCGTCCGGTTCGGGTAAGTCGACGTTCATGCAGCTGTTGCTCAAGGACGAGAAGCCGTCGGCCGGTGAGGTGCACGTCGCCGATTTCCGGGTGGACCGGCTGCCTGGGCGCAAGGTGCCCAAACTGCGCCAGCGCATCGGGTGCGTGTTCCAGGACTTCCGGCTGCTGCAGCAGAAGACGGTGGAACAGAACGTGGCCTTCGCGCTCGAGGTGATCGGCAAGAATCGCAAGTTCATCCAACGCGCGGTTCCGGAGGCGCTGGACCTGGTGGGCCTGTCCGGCAAGGCCGACCGGCTGCCCAGCGAGCTGTCCGGCGGTGAGCAGCAGCGGGTCGCCATCGCGCGGGCGTTCGTGAACCGGCCGCTGGTGCTGCTGGCCGACGAACCCACCGGCAACCTCGACCCGGACACCAGTCAGGACATCATGATGTTGCTGGAACGGATCAACCGCGTCGGCACCACGGTGCTGATGGCGACCCACGACAATCACATCGTCGACGCGATGCGCCGGCGCGTGGTCGAGTTGGACCGGGGAAGGCTGGTGCGCGACGAGGCGACCGGCGTGTACGGGGTGGGCCGGTAA
- the ftsX gene encoding permease-like cell division protein FtsX: MRASFLFGEVFNGLRRNVTMTIAMILTTAVSLTMLGGGLLAVRMADKTEQYFLDRLEVRLYLTEEVSAGDRDCSQDPCKTLMADLKRTSGVVSVQFLSRDDAIREAKEKTFKDQPELAAYVSESPLPASLRVKMADAGEYPRIFQEFQGREGVGFVRNDKDIVDRLVSLFDGLRNAAFGLAVLQALAALLLIANMVQIAAFTRRTEVGIMRLVGATRWYTQLPFLLEAVVAALAGSVLAVIGLLISRPLVIDRALGDLFASKVFPRITGDDIAIVTMTIVPVGIVFAALTAYGTLRYYVRE; encoded by the coding sequence ATGCGCGCGAGCTTCCTGTTCGGCGAGGTCTTCAACGGCCTGCGCCGCAACGTCACCATGACCATCGCCATGATCCTCACCACCGCGGTGTCGCTGACCATGCTCGGCGGCGGCCTGCTCGCGGTGCGGATGGCGGACAAGACCGAGCAGTACTTCCTGGACCGGCTCGAGGTGCGGCTGTATCTGACCGAAGAGGTCTCCGCCGGCGACCGGGACTGCTCGCAGGATCCGTGCAAGACGCTGATGGCGGATCTGAAGCGGACCTCGGGCGTCGTCTCGGTGCAGTTCCTCAGCCGCGACGACGCCATTCGCGAGGCCAAGGAGAAGACCTTCAAGGACCAGCCGGAGCTGGCGGCCTACGTGAGCGAGTCGCCGCTGCCGGCCTCGCTGCGGGTGAAGATGGCCGACGCGGGTGAGTACCCGCGCATCTTCCAGGAGTTCCAGGGCCGCGAGGGCGTCGGTTTCGTCCGCAACGACAAGGACATCGTGGACCGGCTGGTGAGCCTGTTCGACGGCCTGCGCAACGCGGCGTTCGGCCTGGCGGTGCTGCAGGCGCTGGCGGCGCTGCTGCTGATCGCGAACATGGTGCAGATCGCGGCGTTCACCCGCCGCACCGAGGTCGGCATCATGCGACTGGTCGGCGCCACGCGCTGGTACACGCAGTTGCCGTTCCTGCTGGAGGCGGTGGTGGCGGCGCTGGCCGGTTCGGTGCTCGCGGTGATCGGCCTGCTCATCTCCCGGCCGCTGGTCATCGATCGCGCGCTCGGAGATCTGTTCGCCTCCAAGGTGTTTCCCCGGATCACCGGCGACGACATCGCCATCGTGACCATGACGATCGTGCCGGTGGGCATCGTGTTCGCGGCTCTCACCGCGTACGGCACGCTGCGGTACTACGTGCGGGAGTAG
- the recQ gene encoding DNA helicase RecQ, translated as MACVSSPETLETVVDQPAAGTNSDAAHEVLRRVFGYESFRGLQADIVGQVVSGGDALVLMPTGGGKSLCYQIPALVRPGVGVVISPLIALMQDQVDALNALGVRAGFLNSTQFPDQRRAMEAQFVAGELDLLYLAPERLRIDSTLQLLDRAEVSVFAIDEAHCVSQWGHDFRPDYLSLSVLHERWPDVPRIALTATATEATRKEIAERLDLTAAKHFVAGFDRPNIQYRIEPKNRPDQQLLSFISGEYPGEAGIVYCLSRNSVEKTAEFLSRNGIEALPYHAGLDARVRAANQARFLREDGLVMVATIAFGMGIDKPDVRFVAHLDLPKSVEGYYQETGRAGRDGLPSTAWMVYGLNDVVQQRKLIDNSEGDAAHRRQLQLHLDAMLALCETVQCRRTQLLAYFGQRGEPCGNCDTCLNPPESWDGTVAAQKVLSTVLRLKRERGQSFGAGHIADILVGKANPKVLQHNHNELKVFGVGAELRDTEWRGVIRQLLAQALLAVHGEYGVLTLTEASNEVLFSGRKVLLRREPERAKAAKAPRAKTSRMAAADLAPGDADLFERLRAWRAAVAKEQGVPAYVVFHDATLREIAARKPADLAGLGAISGIGENKRAKYGEGVLEVVAGGAASPVSAAESPTAQAAGSPSSTRSRARSASAPRASSADRQNPQRLRDPEPHPVRGLEPHPVRDQEPLPVWDQEPPPEWDQGPPPEWDHEPPPDERY; from the coding sequence ATGGCCTGCGTGAGTTCCCCCGAGACGCTCGAGACGGTGGTCGACCAGCCCGCTGCGGGCACGAATTCCGATGCGGCGCATGAGGTTCTGCGGCGCGTGTTCGGATACGAGAGCTTCCGGGGGCTACAGGCCGACATCGTCGGGCAGGTGGTCTCCGGCGGCGACGCGCTCGTACTGATGCCCACCGGCGGCGGCAAATCGCTGTGCTATCAGATTCCGGCGCTGGTGCGGCCCGGGGTCGGCGTGGTGATCTCCCCGCTGATCGCGCTGATGCAGGACCAGGTCGATGCGCTCAACGCACTGGGGGTGCGGGCCGGGTTCCTCAACTCCACCCAGTTCCCCGACCAACGGCGCGCGATGGAGGCGCAATTCGTCGCCGGAGAACTGGATCTGCTGTATCTGGCCCCCGAGCGGTTGCGCATCGACTCCACGCTGCAACTGCTGGATCGGGCCGAGGTTTCGGTGTTCGCCATCGACGAGGCGCACTGTGTCTCGCAGTGGGGCCACGATTTCCGGCCCGACTACCTGTCGCTGTCGGTCCTGCACGAGCGCTGGCCCGACGTCCCGCGCATCGCGCTGACCGCGACCGCCACCGAGGCCACCCGCAAGGAGATCGCCGAGCGGCTCGATCTCACCGCCGCGAAGCATTTCGTCGCGGGCTTCGACCGCCCCAATATCCAGTACCGCATCGAGCCGAAGAACCGTCCCGATCAGCAGCTGTTGAGCTTCATCAGCGGCGAGTACCCGGGCGAGGCGGGCATCGTCTACTGCCTGTCGCGCAATTCGGTGGAGAAGACCGCGGAGTTCCTGAGCCGCAACGGTATCGAGGCACTGCCGTACCACGCCGGGCTGGACGCGCGGGTGCGCGCGGCGAATCAGGCGCGGTTCCTGCGCGAGGACGGCCTGGTCATGGTCGCCACCATCGCCTTCGGCATGGGCATCGACAAACCCGACGTGCGTTTCGTCGCCCACCTCGACCTGCCCAAGTCGGTCGAGGGCTACTACCAGGAGACGGGCCGTGCCGGGCGCGACGGGCTGCCCTCCACCGCGTGGATGGTCTACGGCCTCAACGACGTGGTGCAGCAGCGCAAGCTGATCGACAATTCCGAGGGCGACGCCGCGCACCGCCGCCAGCTGCAACTGCACCTGGACGCCATGCTCGCGCTGTGCGAGACGGTGCAGTGCCGCCGCACCCAGCTGCTGGCCTACTTCGGCCAGCGCGGTGAGCCCTGCGGCAACTGCGACACCTGCCTGAATCCGCCGGAATCCTGGGACGGCACCGTCGCCGCGCAGAAGGTGCTCTCCACGGTGCTGCGGCTGAAGCGGGAGCGGGGGCAGAGCTTCGGCGCGGGCCACATCGCCGACATCCTGGTCGGCAAGGCCAACCCGAAGGTGTTGCAGCACAACCACAACGAACTCAAGGTGTTCGGCGTCGGTGCCGAGCTGCGCGACACCGAATGGCGCGGGGTGATCCGGCAGCTGCTCGCACAGGCACTGCTGGCCGTGCACGGCGAGTACGGCGTGCTCACCCTCACCGAGGCCAGCAACGAGGTGCTGTTCTCGGGGCGCAAGGTGCTGCTGCGCCGCGAGCCCGAGCGGGCGAAGGCCGCGAAAGCCCCGCGCGCCAAGACATCCCGCATGGCCGCCGCCGACCTGGCGCCGGGCGATGCCGACCTGTTCGAACGGCTGCGCGCCTGGCGCGCGGCGGTCGCCAAGGAACAGGGTGTTCCGGCCTACGTCGTCTTCCACGACGCGACGCTGCGCGAGATCGCCGCCCGCAAACCCGCCGACCTCGCCGGACTCGGCGCGATCAGCGGCATCGGCGAGAACAAGCGAGCCAAGTACGGGGAGGGAGTGCTTGAGGTGGTGGCGGGTGGCGCGGCGTCGCCGGTGTCGGCCGCGGAGTCGCCTACTGCACAGGCTGCCGGTTCGCCGTCGAGCACGCGGTCGCGCGCGCGCAGTGCCTCCGCACCCCGGGCGTCGTCGGCCGACAGGCAGAATCCGCAGCGCCTGCGAGATCCCGAACCGCATCCCGTACGGGGCCTGGAACCGCATCCCGTGCGGGACCAGGAACCGCTGCCCGTGTGGGACCAGGAACCGCCACCCGAGTGGGACCAGGGACCGCCGCCCGAGTGGGACCACGAACCGCCGCCCGACGAAAGGTACTGA
- a CDS encoding slipin family protein has protein sequence MFTTVMEWQRTLLYRDGKLEKVLEPGRHRYDQRRCTLVAVDMRPRQLQVSGQELLTRDGLSLRVSFAVNWVVTDPLAFTTGAQYSESVLYAAVQETARDKVAAHTLDELVADRGLLAGADEVAAAVADLGIRVSSVRARDLMLPGELRKAALETVLAKERGRADLERARAEAAALRSLANTARLLEENPSLLRLRTLQVAATPGTQVVLDPRDRA, from the coding sequence ATGTTCACGACCGTGATGGAGTGGCAGCGCACGCTGCTGTACCGCGACGGCAAGCTCGAGAAGGTGCTCGAGCCGGGCCGGCACCGCTACGACCAGCGCCGGTGCACGCTGGTCGCGGTCGATATGCGCCCGCGTCAGCTGCAGGTGTCCGGGCAGGAACTCCTCACCCGCGACGGTCTGTCGCTGCGGGTCAGCTTCGCGGTGAACTGGGTGGTCACCGATCCGCTCGCGTTCACCACCGGCGCGCAGTACTCGGAGTCGGTACTGTACGCGGCGGTCCAGGAGACCGCGCGGGACAAGGTCGCCGCGCACACCCTCGACGAACTGGTCGCCGACCGCGGTCTGCTGGCGGGGGCCGACGAGGTGGCCGCCGCGGTCGCCGACCTCGGCATCCGGGTGTCGAGCGTGCGCGCCCGCGACCTGATGCTGCCGGGTGAGCTGCGCAAGGCGGCACTGGAGACGGTGCTCGCCAAGGAGCGCGGCCGGGCCGACCTGGAGCGGGCCCGCGCCGAGGCGGCCGCGCTGCGGTCGCTCGCCAACACCGCGCGGCTGCTGGAGGAGAACCCGTCGCTGCTGCGGCTGCGAACCCTCCAGGTCGCGGCGACCCCGGGCACTCAGGTGGTACTCGACCCGCGCGACCGGGCTTGA
- the smpB gene encoding SsrA-binding protein SmpB gives MKEQGRKVIATNRKARHNYTILETFEAGVALVGTEVKSLREGKASLVDAYATIDDGEVWLRGLHIPEYGHGTWTNHAPRRTRKLLLHRREIDKLTGKTKESSQTLVPLSMYFSDGKVKVELALAKGKQDYDKRQDLARRTAEREVTRELGRRIKGMR, from the coding sequence ATGAAGGAGCAGGGGCGAAAGGTGATCGCCACGAACCGCAAGGCGCGGCACAACTACACGATCCTGGAGACGTTCGAGGCCGGGGTCGCGCTGGTCGGTACCGAGGTGAAGAGCCTGCGTGAGGGCAAGGCGTCGCTGGTCGACGCCTATGCCACCATCGATGACGGCGAAGTGTGGCTGCGCGGTCTGCACATCCCCGAGTACGGGCACGGCACCTGGACCAACCATGCCCCGCGCCGCACGCGCAAGCTACTGCTGCACCGCCGCGAGATCGACAAGCTGACCGGCAAGACCAAGGAGAGTTCGCAGACCTTGGTCCCGCTGTCGATGTACTTCTCCGACGGCAAGGTCAAGGTGGAGCTGGCGCTGGCCAAGGGCAAGCAGGACTACGACAAGCGTCAGGACCTGGCCCGGCGCACCGCCGAGCGGGAGGTGACCCGCGAACTGGGCCGGCGCATCAAGGGCATGCGGTGA
- a CDS encoding 2OG-Fe(II) oxygenase, with translation MGGWGRLGSVYMTVSMDASWRSWLQENLARGCSIESLIESMVGGGFDKDAAAAAVRACLAGEIPDSFGYRYDTCPVSTERVVHAHDREIRSVLRLQRPQLILFDDVLSAEECDEVMELSKDRLRRSTIVDSKTGRVGVINNRTSEGTYFRLCENPLIERLDRRISALMNSPLENGEDLQVLRYGVGGEYQAHFDYFPPDQPGHVAHIARGGQRTATLIVYLNDVEDGGETVFADAGISVAPRKGRAVYFRYFNDRGQLDPATKHAGAPVRAGEKWIMTKWMRRFSYSASP, from the coding sequence GTGGGTGGGTGGGGGCGCTTAGGATCCGTTTATATGACGGTGTCGATGGATGCTTCGTGGCGTAGCTGGCTGCAGGAGAATCTTGCTCGGGGGTGTTCTATCGAATCGTTGATCGAGTCGATGGTCGGGGGCGGTTTCGACAAGGATGCGGCGGCGGCGGCCGTGCGGGCTTGCCTGGCGGGGGAGATTCCGGATTCCTTCGGTTATCGGTACGACACCTGCCCGGTATCGACCGAGCGGGTCGTTCACGCGCACGATCGGGAGATCCGTTCGGTGCTGCGGCTGCAGCGGCCGCAGCTGATTCTGTTCGACGATGTGCTTTCCGCCGAGGAATGTGACGAGGTGATGGAGCTGTCGAAGGACAGACTGCGGCGGTCCACGATCGTCGACTCCAAGACCGGGCGGGTGGGGGTGATCAATAACAGAACCAGTGAGGGCACGTATTTCAGGTTGTGCGAGAATCCGCTGATCGAGCGGCTCGATCGGCGGATTTCGGCGTTGATGAACTCTCCGCTGGAGAACGGTGAGGATCTGCAGGTTCTGCGCTATGGGGTCGGTGGTGAATACCAAGCCCACTTCGACTATTTCCCGCCCGACCAACCCGGTCACGTCGCCCATATCGCCCGCGGTGGTCAGCGCACGGCGACCCTCATCGTCTACCTCAACGACGTGGAAGACGGCGGCGAGACCGTCTTTGCCGACGCGGGCATTTCGGTTGCTCCCCGCAAGGGCCGTGCGGTCTATTTCCGATACTTCAACGACCGCGGACAACTCGACCCGGCCACGAAACACGCCGGAGCGCCGGTGCGCGCGGGCGAGAAGTGGATCATGACCAAATGGATGCGACGGTTCAGCTATTCCGCCTCGCCGTAG
- a CDS encoding DUF899 domain-containing protein: MSTTPALPPVVDADTWQHELDALRKREKAATRELDAIAAQRRRLPMVEMPEYTLEGESGSVRLADIFEGRSQLIVYNHMWFPGEKWQCGGCTGFTSQFTRLEFLNNYDARFVIVTQGPIDEALAYKRRVGNKMTWYSTANSPFGADVGAPPGAGFAVNVFLRDGDTVYRTWHTDGRGTEQLSHTFALIDLLPYGRQEEWQDSPAGWPQSPTYSRWSTAQEIAAAYGEAE, from the coding sequence ATGAGCACCACCCCGGCTCTGCCGCCCGTCGTCGACGCCGATACCTGGCAGCACGAACTCGACGCCCTGCGCAAACGCGAGAAGGCCGCCACCCGTGAACTCGACGCGATCGCCGCCCAGCGCCGCCGCCTGCCGATGGTCGAAATGCCCGAATACACCCTGGAGGGCGAGTCGGGATCGGTCCGGCTGGCCGACATCTTCGAAGGCAGGTCACAGCTGATCGTCTACAACCACATGTGGTTCCCCGGCGAGAAATGGCAGTGTGGCGGCTGCACCGGCTTCACCTCGCAATTCACCCGGCTCGAGTTCCTGAACAACTACGACGCCCGATTCGTCATCGTCACCCAGGGCCCCATCGACGAGGCCCTCGCCTACAAGCGCCGGGTAGGCAACAAAATGACCTGGTACTCCACGGCGAACAGCCCCTTCGGCGCCGACGTCGGCGCTCCGCCCGGCGCGGGCTTCGCCGTCAACGTATTCCTGCGCGACGGCGACACGGTCTACCGCACCTGGCACACCGACGGCCGCGGCACCGAACAACTCAGCCACACCTTCGCCCTCATCGACCTGCTCCCCTACGGCCGCCAGGAAGAATGGCAGGACTCCCCCGCCGGTTGGCCCCAATCCCCCACCTACTCCCGCTGGAGCACCGCACAGGAAATAGCCGCCGCCTACGGCGAGGCGGAATAG
- a CDS encoding TetR/AcrR family transcriptional regulator, with the protein MSEGKVAVELGLREQKKRQTRLALCVAARRLTLERGLDATTAEDVAKAVGVSPRTFFNYYETKLDAVVGPVGEIGTPDTREQFVAGGPTGVLIDDLTWLYASGYEPDNEVRESVSLVAEIIKQESRVLAAFVAAGARYEEAVGELLSARMGSAVSTQFAALTAHLMSALSTRAAMSLADNPDRSLAEALHDQCDLAARLFDSGRQ; encoded by the coding sequence GTGTCCGAGGGGAAGGTTGCGGTGGAGTTGGGGCTGCGGGAGCAGAAGAAGCGGCAGACCAGGCTGGCGCTGTGCGTGGCCGCGCGGCGGCTCACGCTGGAGCGGGGGTTGGATGCCACGACCGCCGAGGATGTGGCGAAGGCGGTGGGTGTCTCGCCTCGGACGTTCTTCAACTATTACGAGACCAAGTTGGACGCGGTAGTCGGTCCGGTGGGGGAGATCGGCACGCCCGATACGCGAGAACAGTTCGTCGCCGGCGGTCCCACGGGAGTGCTGATCGACGATCTGACGTGGCTGTACGCCTCCGGTTACGAGCCCGACAACGAAGTGCGGGAAAGTGTTTCGCTGGTGGCGGAGATCATCAAGCAGGAGTCCCGGGTACTGGCGGCGTTCGTGGCCGCCGGCGCGCGGTACGAGGAAGCGGTCGGGGAACTGCTCTCGGCGCGGATGGGCTCGGCCGTTTCGACCCAATTCGCCGCGCTCACAGCGCATCTCATGTCGGCGCTGAGTACCAGAGCGGCGATGTCGCTGGCCGACAACCCGGATCGCTCACTGGCCGAAGCTCTGCACGATCAATGTGACCTCGCCGCCCGCTTGTTCGACAGCGGGCGACAGTAG
- a CDS encoding MDR family MFS transporter encodes MTTTADASPPPIVLTQKRVWLIFSALIAGMFLASLDQTIVGTAMPTIVGQLGGVSEMAWTATSYLLATTIVMPIYGKFGDLFGRRWLFLFAIGVFTAASVGAALSTGFWEFIVFRGLQGVGGGGLMILAQAIIADVVPAKDRGKYMAPMGAVFGLTSVAGPLLGGLFADHLGWQWCFWINVPVGLAAMAIAFRYLSIPSHRPKTKPDYLGVVLMSSATALLILITDWGGKRHAWDSPTILSMIAALVIVVAAFIVVESRAEEPMLPLWLFRNRSFVLTSAIGLVVGLVMFAALAFLPTYLQMATGTSASVSGLLLIPMMIGMMATLTTSMAAITRTGRYRIYPPVGALIMVVGMLWMTRLNADTSMWVVGAMLFVMGAGLGLIMQVIVLVVQNAVQADQIGTATSANNYFREMGGAIGVAIFGSIFTHRLTEGLTDVFREHYQEAAQSGLQPGALVPSVVKNLPEGLHDAIVGAYVDALVPGFWYLIPGAALAFLLALFIPHLKLSDEAGMVARGEAVMAEGETDTAVTAER; translated from the coding sequence ATGACCACGACGGCCGACGCGTCGCCGCCCCCTATCGTCCTCACCCAGAAGCGGGTCTGGCTCATATTCTCCGCGTTGATCGCGGGCATGTTCCTGGCCAGCCTCGATCAGACCATCGTGGGCACCGCCATGCCGACCATCGTCGGACAGCTCGGCGGTGTCTCCGAAATGGCTTGGACCGCAACGTCCTACCTGCTCGCCACCACGATCGTGATGCCGATCTACGGCAAGTTCGGCGACCTGTTCGGGCGGCGTTGGCTATTCCTGTTCGCCATCGGGGTGTTCACCGCGGCGTCGGTCGGCGCGGCGCTGTCCACCGGATTCTGGGAATTCATCGTGTTCCGCGGCCTGCAGGGCGTCGGCGGCGGTGGGTTGATGATCCTGGCGCAGGCCATCATCGCCGACGTGGTGCCCGCCAAGGACCGCGGCAAGTACATGGCGCCGATGGGTGCGGTGTTCGGCCTCACCTCGGTCGCCGGTCCGCTGCTCGGCGGGCTGTTCGCCGACCATCTCGGCTGGCAGTGGTGCTTCTGGATCAATGTGCCGGTGGGTCTGGCCGCCATGGCGATCGCGTTCCGCTACTTGAGCATTCCGAGTCATCGCCCGAAGACCAAGCCGGACTATCTCGGTGTGGTGCTGATGTCGTCGGCCACCGCGCTGCTGATCCTGATCACCGACTGGGGCGGCAAGCGGCACGCCTGGGATTCGCCGACGATCCTGTCGATGATCGCGGCGCTGGTGATCGTGGTGGCGGCGTTCATCGTGGTGGAGTCGCGGGCGGAGGAGCCGATGCTGCCGCTGTGGTTGTTCCGCAACCGCAGCTTCGTGCTGACCTCCGCGATCGGCCTGGTGGTCGGTCTGGTGATGTTCGCGGCGCTGGCGTTTCTGCCGACCTACCTGCAGATGGCGACCGGCACTTCGGCTTCCGTGTCCGGCCTGCTGCTGATCCCGATGATGATCGGCATGATGGCGACGCTGACTACCTCGATGGCCGCCATCACCCGCACCGGGCGCTACCGGATCTATCCACCGGTCGGCGCGCTGATCATGGTCGTCGGCATGCTGTGGATGACGCGATTGAACGCGGACACCTCGATGTGGGTGGTCGGCGCGATGCTGTTCGTGATGGGCGCTGGACTGGGCCTGATCATGCAGGTCATCGTGCTGGTGGTGCAGAATGCCGTGCAGGCCGATCAGATCGGCACGGCGACCAGCGCCAACAACTACTTCCGCGAGATGGGTGGCGCGATCGGCGTGGCGATCTTCGGCTCCATCTTCACCCACCGGCTCACCGAGGGACTCACCGATGTGTTCCGGGAGCACTATCAGGAGGCGGCACAGTCCGGTCTGCAGCCGGGCGCGCTGGTGCCCTCGGTGGTCAAGAATCTGCCGGAGGGCCTGCACGACGCGATCGTCGGCGCCTACGTCGACGCGCTGGTGCCGGGGTTCTGGTACCTGATTCCCGGTGCGGCCCTTGCCTTCCTGCTCGCGCTGTTCATCCCGCACCTGAAACTGTCCGACGAGGCAGGAATGGTGGCGCGCGGCGAAGCGGTCATGGCGGAAGGCGAGACCGACACGGCGGTCACCGCCGAGCGCTGA